Proteins co-encoded in one Arachis stenosperma cultivar V10309 chromosome 7, arast.V10309.gnm1.PFL2, whole genome shotgun sequence genomic window:
- the LOC130941315 gene encoding ethylene-overproduction protein 1-like isoform X2: protein MRGLKISERFKSTQVHALNSSETSGGSSSSRRRRRSNGSSSGVVSLVLSKAKPRNKTTSEVGNLVVPLQLPSTDTIEPSIEPYLKPINLVETLAELYYRLECCPQSQKASICIEQYSLLRGIGDQKLLRRCLRTARQNAEDVLSKVVLSSWLRFERREDELEGVSLMECGGCILECPKLNLVNGFSPFSVNDKCQCPKESKQENITESSVFLPYEEKDISFCIGDEEIHCVRWRMAELSDPFKAMLYGGFAESQMRKIDFTKGGICSKGMKAVELYSRTKRLDSFCPLTLLELLSFANRFCCEEMKSSCDSHLASNVDNIDDALILIEYGFEERAPLLVASCLQVLLRELPSSLYNLNVMKLFCSSGAKERLAMVGYDSFLLYCFLSQVAMEESMVSKTTTMLLQRLEECALERWQKALAYHQLGCVLLERKEYKHAQHCFEAAADSGHVYSVAGLARTKHKQGQPYSAYKLISSLIFEHKPAGWMYQERAIYNMGREKIIDLDAATELDPSLSFPYKYRALAKVEEKQIKDGISELDKIIGFKLSADCLELRAWLFIALQDYESAVRDIRTMLTLEPSYITLQGKVTGKYLLHLLSQEVERKSQAECWMQLYEQWSSVDDVGSLAIIHQMLENEPGKSLLEFRQSLLLLRLNCQKAALCSLRMARNHCSSMQERLIYEGWILYDTGYRDEALARAERSIAIQKSFEAFFLKAYVLADTSLNPESSSYVIELLESALKCPSDGLRKGQALNNLGSIYVDCGKLDLAKSCYKNALAIRHTRAHQGLARVYHQKNQRKAAYDEMTKLISKADSNASAYEKRSEYCDREMAKVDLDLATQLDPLRTYPYRYRAAVMMDEQKETEAVAELSKAINFKPDMQMLHLRAAFYESMGDLSSALQDCQAALCLDPNHTDTLDLYQRAQKLRFQS from the exons atgcGTGGATTAAAGATAAGTGAACGCTTCAAGAGCACACAAGTTCATGCCCTGAATTCCTCAGAAACCAGTGGtggcagcagcagcagcagaagaagaagaagaagcaatggTTCTTCTTCTGGTGTTGTATCCCTTGTGTTGTCAAAGGCCAAACCAAGGAACAAAACAACCTCAGAAGTTGGAAACCTTGTTGTTCCTCTTCAGTTACCTTCCACTGACACAATTGAACCATCCATTGAGCCTTACCTCAAACCAATCAACCTTGTGGAAACCTTGGCAGAACTCTACTACAGGCTAGAGTGTTGCCCCCAATCACAGAAGGCTTCAATTTGTATCGAGCAGTATTCGCTGTTGCGCGGAATTGGAGACCAGAAGCTTCTCAGGAGGTGTCTCCGGACAGCGCGGCAGAATGCCGAGGACGTGTTGTCCAAGGTTGTTTTGTCATCATGGTTGAGGTTTGAGAGGAGGGAGGATGAACTTGAAGGTGTGTCTTTAATGGAGTGTGGTGGTTGCATCCTTGAATGTCCAAAATTGAATTTGGTAAATGGGTTTAGTCCCTTTTCGGTTAATGATAAGTGTCAGTGTCCAAAAGAGtcaaagcaagaaaacatcacAGAGAGTAGTGTGTTTTTGCCATATGAGGAAAAGGATATTTCTTTCTGCATTGGAGATGAGGAAATCCATTGTGTTAGGTGGCGAATGGCAGAACTTTCAGACCCTTTTAAGGCCATGTTATATGGTGGATTTGCAGAGTCCCAAATGAGGAAAATTGATTTCACAAAAGGTGGAATTTGCTCAAAAGGTATGAAGGCAGTGGAATTGTACAGCAGAACAAAAAGATTGGATTCCTTTTGTCCTTTAACTCTTTTGGAGCTTCTTTCCTTTGCCAATAGGTTCTGTTGTGAGGAGATGAAGTCTTCTTGTGATTCTCATTTGGCTTCAAATGTTGACAATATTGATGATGCCTTGATACTTATCGAGTATGGATTCGAGGAGCGAGCGCCTCTCCTTGTGGCATCCTGCTTGCAAGTGTTGCTCAGGGAACTTCCCAGTTCTTTGTACAATTTGAATGTGATGAAACTTTTCTGTAGTTCTGGGGCGAAGGAACGGTTGGCCATGGTGGGGTATGATTCTTTCTTGCTCTACTGTTTCCTAAGCCAGGTTGCTATGGAGGAAAGCATGGTATCGAAAACCACAACAATGTTGCTGCAAAGATTGGAGGAATGTGCACTGGAAAGATGGCAGAAGGCCCTTGCATACCATCAACTGGGGTGTGTTCTGCTCGAAAGGAAGGAATATAAGCATGCACAACATTGTTTCGAGGCGGCAGCAGATTCAGGTCATGTGTATTCTGTTGCAGGCTTAGCCAGAACAAAGCACAAGCAGGGTCAACCATATTCAGCCTATAAGTTAATTAGCTCTCTCATATTCGAGCATAAACCAGCCGGGTGGATGTATCAAGAGCGCGCAATTTACAATATGGGAAGGGAAAAGATTATTGATTTGGATGCTGCAACTGAATTAGACCCCTCCCTTTCATTTCCTTACAAGTATAGAGCTCTGGCAAAGGTGGAGGAGAAGCAGATAAAAGATGGGATTTCGGAGCTTGATAAGATCATTGGATTCAAGCTCTCTGCAGATTGCTTAGAATTACGAGCATGGCTATTTATTGCGCTTCAGGATTATGAAAGCGCAGTCAGAGATATTCGCACAATGTTAACTTTAGAGCCAAGTTACATAACCTTACAAGGGAAGGTCACAGGGAAATATCTGCTTCACCTCCTTAGCCAGGAGGTGGAGCGAAAGAGTCAGGCCGAATGCTGGATGCAACTGTATGAACAATGGTCTTCGGTGGACGATGTTGGTTCATTGGCCATTATACATCAGATGCTGGAGAATGAGCCTGGAAAGAGCCTTCTAGAGTTTCGCCAGTCGCTACTACTCTTGAG GTTAAATTGTCAAAAGGCGGCGTTGTGTAGTTTGAGGATGGCTAGGAACCATTGTAGCTCAATGCAAGAAAGGTTAATCTATGAAGGATGGATTCTGTATGATACTGGCTACCGGGATGAGGCTCTTGCAAGGGCTGAGAGGTCCATTGCAATTCAGAAATCATTTGAAGCCTTCTTTTTGAAAGCATATGTGTTGGCAGATACAAGTCTTAACCCTGAATCCTCTTCTTATGTTATTGAACTTCTGGAATCGGCGCTTAAATGTCCTTCGGACGGTCTTCGAAAAGGACAA GCTCTAAATAACTTGGGGAGTATTTACGTGGATTGTGGTAAGCTTGATCTTGCAAAATCGTGCTACAAGAATGCCTTGGCGATTCGCCACACGAGAGCTCATCAAGGTCTAGCACGTGTTTATCATCAAAAGAATCAGCGAAAAGCTGCGTATGACGAGATGACCAAGCTAATTTCGAAGGCAGATAGCAATGCCTCAGCATATGAGAAGCGCTCAGAATACTGCGACCGCGAGATGGCGAAGGTTGATCTTGATTTAGCAACACAACTTGATCCTTTAAGGACTTATCCTTACAGATACAGGGCAGCAG TGATGATGGATGAGCAAAAGGAGACGGAGGCCGTGGCGGAGCTTAGCAAGGCCATCAATTTCAAGCCTGACATGCAAATGCTTCATCTGAGAGCAGCATTCTATGAGTCAATGGGGGACTTATCCTCTGCTCTTCAAGATTGTCAAGCAGCTCTTTGCTTAGATCCTAACCACACCGACACCCTCGACCTCTATCAAAGGGCGCAGAAGCTTCGCTTTCAATCTTAA
- the LOC130941315 gene encoding ethylene-overproduction protein 1-like isoform X1 has protein sequence MKSEKKEKKMRGLKISERFKSTQVHALNSSETSGGSSSSRRRRRSNGSSSGVVSLVLSKAKPRNKTTSEVGNLVVPLQLPSTDTIEPSIEPYLKPINLVETLAELYYRLECCPQSQKASICIEQYSLLRGIGDQKLLRRCLRTARQNAEDVLSKVVLSSWLRFERREDELEGVSLMECGGCILECPKLNLVNGFSPFSVNDKCQCPKESKQENITESSVFLPYEEKDISFCIGDEEIHCVRWRMAELSDPFKAMLYGGFAESQMRKIDFTKGGICSKGMKAVELYSRTKRLDSFCPLTLLELLSFANRFCCEEMKSSCDSHLASNVDNIDDALILIEYGFEERAPLLVASCLQVLLRELPSSLYNLNVMKLFCSSGAKERLAMVGYDSFLLYCFLSQVAMEESMVSKTTTMLLQRLEECALERWQKALAYHQLGCVLLERKEYKHAQHCFEAAADSGHVYSVAGLARTKHKQGQPYSAYKLISSLIFEHKPAGWMYQERAIYNMGREKIIDLDAATELDPSLSFPYKYRALAKVEEKQIKDGISELDKIIGFKLSADCLELRAWLFIALQDYESAVRDIRTMLTLEPSYITLQGKVTGKYLLHLLSQEVERKSQAECWMQLYEQWSSVDDVGSLAIIHQMLENEPGKSLLEFRQSLLLLRLNCQKAALCSLRMARNHCSSMQERLIYEGWILYDTGYRDEALARAERSIAIQKSFEAFFLKAYVLADTSLNPESSSYVIELLESALKCPSDGLRKGQALNNLGSIYVDCGKLDLAKSCYKNALAIRHTRAHQGLARVYHQKNQRKAAYDEMTKLISKADSNASAYEKRSEYCDREMAKVDLDLATQLDPLRTYPYRYRAAVMMDEQKETEAVAELSKAINFKPDMQMLHLRAAFYESMGDLSSALQDCQAALCLDPNHTDTLDLYQRAQKLRFQS, from the exons AT GAAAAgtgagaaaaaagagaagaaaatgcGTGGATTAAAGATAAGTGAACGCTTCAAGAGCACACAAGTTCATGCCCTGAATTCCTCAGAAACCAGTGGtggcagcagcagcagcagaagaagaagaagaagcaatggTTCTTCTTCTGGTGTTGTATCCCTTGTGTTGTCAAAGGCCAAACCAAGGAACAAAACAACCTCAGAAGTTGGAAACCTTGTTGTTCCTCTTCAGTTACCTTCCACTGACACAATTGAACCATCCATTGAGCCTTACCTCAAACCAATCAACCTTGTGGAAACCTTGGCAGAACTCTACTACAGGCTAGAGTGTTGCCCCCAATCACAGAAGGCTTCAATTTGTATCGAGCAGTATTCGCTGTTGCGCGGAATTGGAGACCAGAAGCTTCTCAGGAGGTGTCTCCGGACAGCGCGGCAGAATGCCGAGGACGTGTTGTCCAAGGTTGTTTTGTCATCATGGTTGAGGTTTGAGAGGAGGGAGGATGAACTTGAAGGTGTGTCTTTAATGGAGTGTGGTGGTTGCATCCTTGAATGTCCAAAATTGAATTTGGTAAATGGGTTTAGTCCCTTTTCGGTTAATGATAAGTGTCAGTGTCCAAAAGAGtcaaagcaagaaaacatcacAGAGAGTAGTGTGTTTTTGCCATATGAGGAAAAGGATATTTCTTTCTGCATTGGAGATGAGGAAATCCATTGTGTTAGGTGGCGAATGGCAGAACTTTCAGACCCTTTTAAGGCCATGTTATATGGTGGATTTGCAGAGTCCCAAATGAGGAAAATTGATTTCACAAAAGGTGGAATTTGCTCAAAAGGTATGAAGGCAGTGGAATTGTACAGCAGAACAAAAAGATTGGATTCCTTTTGTCCTTTAACTCTTTTGGAGCTTCTTTCCTTTGCCAATAGGTTCTGTTGTGAGGAGATGAAGTCTTCTTGTGATTCTCATTTGGCTTCAAATGTTGACAATATTGATGATGCCTTGATACTTATCGAGTATGGATTCGAGGAGCGAGCGCCTCTCCTTGTGGCATCCTGCTTGCAAGTGTTGCTCAGGGAACTTCCCAGTTCTTTGTACAATTTGAATGTGATGAAACTTTTCTGTAGTTCTGGGGCGAAGGAACGGTTGGCCATGGTGGGGTATGATTCTTTCTTGCTCTACTGTTTCCTAAGCCAGGTTGCTATGGAGGAAAGCATGGTATCGAAAACCACAACAATGTTGCTGCAAAGATTGGAGGAATGTGCACTGGAAAGATGGCAGAAGGCCCTTGCATACCATCAACTGGGGTGTGTTCTGCTCGAAAGGAAGGAATATAAGCATGCACAACATTGTTTCGAGGCGGCAGCAGATTCAGGTCATGTGTATTCTGTTGCAGGCTTAGCCAGAACAAAGCACAAGCAGGGTCAACCATATTCAGCCTATAAGTTAATTAGCTCTCTCATATTCGAGCATAAACCAGCCGGGTGGATGTATCAAGAGCGCGCAATTTACAATATGGGAAGGGAAAAGATTATTGATTTGGATGCTGCAACTGAATTAGACCCCTCCCTTTCATTTCCTTACAAGTATAGAGCTCTGGCAAAGGTGGAGGAGAAGCAGATAAAAGATGGGATTTCGGAGCTTGATAAGATCATTGGATTCAAGCTCTCTGCAGATTGCTTAGAATTACGAGCATGGCTATTTATTGCGCTTCAGGATTATGAAAGCGCAGTCAGAGATATTCGCACAATGTTAACTTTAGAGCCAAGTTACATAACCTTACAAGGGAAGGTCACAGGGAAATATCTGCTTCACCTCCTTAGCCAGGAGGTGGAGCGAAAGAGTCAGGCCGAATGCTGGATGCAACTGTATGAACAATGGTCTTCGGTGGACGATGTTGGTTCATTGGCCATTATACATCAGATGCTGGAGAATGAGCCTGGAAAGAGCCTTCTAGAGTTTCGCCAGTCGCTACTACTCTTGAG GTTAAATTGTCAAAAGGCGGCGTTGTGTAGTTTGAGGATGGCTAGGAACCATTGTAGCTCAATGCAAGAAAGGTTAATCTATGAAGGATGGATTCTGTATGATACTGGCTACCGGGATGAGGCTCTTGCAAGGGCTGAGAGGTCCATTGCAATTCAGAAATCATTTGAAGCCTTCTTTTTGAAAGCATATGTGTTGGCAGATACAAGTCTTAACCCTGAATCCTCTTCTTATGTTATTGAACTTCTGGAATCGGCGCTTAAATGTCCTTCGGACGGTCTTCGAAAAGGACAA GCTCTAAATAACTTGGGGAGTATTTACGTGGATTGTGGTAAGCTTGATCTTGCAAAATCGTGCTACAAGAATGCCTTGGCGATTCGCCACACGAGAGCTCATCAAGGTCTAGCACGTGTTTATCATCAAAAGAATCAGCGAAAAGCTGCGTATGACGAGATGACCAAGCTAATTTCGAAGGCAGATAGCAATGCCTCAGCATATGAGAAGCGCTCAGAATACTGCGACCGCGAGATGGCGAAGGTTGATCTTGATTTAGCAACACAACTTGATCCTTTAAGGACTTATCCTTACAGATACAGGGCAGCAG TGATGATGGATGAGCAAAAGGAGACGGAGGCCGTGGCGGAGCTTAGCAAGGCCATCAATTTCAAGCCTGACATGCAAATGCTTCATCTGAGAGCAGCATTCTATGAGTCAATGGGGGACTTATCCTCTGCTCTTCAAGATTGTCAAGCAGCTCTTTGCTTAGATCCTAACCACACCGACACCCTCGACCTCTATCAAAGGGCGCAGAAGCTTCGCTTTCAATCTTAA